In Stieleria varia, one genomic interval encodes:
- a CDS encoding glycosyltransferase family 4 protein, whose protein sequence is MNFNALNPTSSSLGFPTPIVMPVSQSPDPGDERGGGEAAERLEARVLHIVNGEHFSGAERVQSHLGRCLPEFGVTADFASVKPGKFHQMIGEQDGQWGRGFDVGMKNRFDLRAAVRVRDLVRENKYDLLHAHTPRTAMIAAIAASLARVPWIYHVHSPAARDSEKRFSNELNAWIEKQSLRTCQHLITVSESLRLDCIRRGCHEDNVSVVHNGVPAIRPPRETVPIVGGRWVLGMVALMRPRKGLEIVLEALAKLQDHDIVLRCIGPFETEAYEAEINQRIDELGIGDRIQRVGFTRDVPAELAKLSAMVLPSLFGEGLPMVVLEAMAAGLPVIATRVEGTPEAVTDGVEGLLAEPRDPESLADKIRQLVTGQYDWTEMAEAAFERHGRDFSDRAMAKRTMRVYRKVLDR, encoded by the coding sequence ATGAATTTCAACGCTCTGAATCCCACCTCCAGCAGTCTCGGTTTTCCGACGCCGATCGTGATGCCGGTTTCGCAGAGCCCTGATCCGGGCGATGAACGGGGCGGCGGGGAGGCTGCTGAGAGGTTGGAGGCGCGCGTCTTGCACATCGTCAACGGTGAGCATTTCTCGGGTGCCGAGCGTGTGCAATCGCACTTGGGACGTTGTCTGCCCGAGTTCGGGGTGACGGCCGACTTTGCGTCCGTTAAACCTGGCAAGTTCCATCAGATGATCGGCGAGCAAGATGGCCAATGGGGCCGTGGCTTTGATGTCGGCATGAAAAACCGGTTTGACCTCCGTGCCGCAGTTCGTGTTCGCGACCTCGTGCGTGAAAACAAGTACGACTTGTTGCACGCGCACACGCCTCGAACCGCGATGATCGCAGCGATTGCAGCGAGTCTGGCCCGTGTGCCTTGGATCTATCACGTTCACTCGCCGGCGGCGCGGGACTCCGAGAAACGATTCTCCAACGAGTTGAACGCTTGGATTGAAAAGCAATCTCTGCGAACTTGTCAGCACTTGATCACGGTCTCAGAAAGTTTGCGATTGGACTGCATCCGCCGCGGCTGCCATGAAGACAACGTCTCCGTCGTCCACAACGGTGTTCCGGCGATCAGGCCGCCACGTGAGACCGTCCCGATAGTGGGTGGGCGTTGGGTTCTGGGAATGGTCGCCCTGATGCGTCCACGCAAAGGGTTGGAGATTGTTTTGGAAGCACTTGCGAAGCTCCAGGACCATGACATTGTGCTGCGCTGTATCGGACCGTTTGAAACGGAAGCGTACGAAGCGGAGATCAATCAACGCATTGATGAACTTGGAATCGGCGATCGTATCCAACGTGTCGGCTTCACACGCGATGTTCCTGCCGAATTGGCCAAGTTGAGCGCGATGGTTCTACCGAGCTTGTTCGGTGAAGGCCTACCGATGGTGGTCTTGGAAGCCATGGCGGCGGGTTTGCCCGTGATTGCGACACGTGTCGAGGGCACACCAGAGGCCGTGACCGATGGCGTGGAAGGACTGTTGGCGGAGCCGCGAGACCCGGAAAGTTTGGCCGACAAGATCCGTCAACTCGTGACTGGTCAATACGATTGGACCGAGATGGCCGAAGCAGCGTTTGAACGCCATGGTCGGGATTTCTCGGATCGAGCCATGGCGAAGCGGACGATGCGAGTTTATCGCAAAGTTTTGGATCGCTGA